The following nucleotide sequence is from Anopheles stephensi strain Indian chromosome 3, UCI_ANSTEP_V1.0, whole genome shotgun sequence.
GCATAACCGACGAGCGATTTCTCGTCGAGCTGTTCGCCCGGCGCACACCCGGACCGGAGCTGAAACGTGACCGTTTTCAGCGTACCCCGGTTATCGATCAGCTTCTGCAGATTCGCCGACATGATCGCGACGTCCAGCTCGTCCAGCAGCCCCGCGCCAACCAGTTCCGCCGCAATGTCCTCGGCCGAATCTTTGCCCACCACGAACTCGAACTGAATGTCGTTTAGCTCGCGGTTGGCGTTGCGCATCCGCAGAACCAGATTGACCGGTACCATCGTGTCGGACCCGATCGACATCGCGCCGAGGGCGGCGGACGCTTCGATCGTTTTCGGATCGGTGGACTGGGTCGAGCCGGTTACCGTCACGCCCGACCGTTCGGACGTATCCTCCGTTTCGGAGGATGAGGAATCCATCCGCTCGAGCCGGTTCATGGGCCGCTCCTCCGTTTCCGAATCGTCCGACTCGTTCTTCGCGTTGTCCTCCTCCTCGGACGACCAAACCCATTCGCCGGTCATCGAACGGTGCAGCCGGCCGGATGCACCGGCCTGCCGTTTGGCGGCCTTGTGTACGCGCGTCTCCATCGAGGGACCGGTCGCGAGCAGTGTTTGCGTCAGGTACTTCCGGTCTTTCGCCTTCTTGAAGAACGGATGCTTCAACAGTTCGCTGGCGGTGGGACGCTTCGACGGTTCCTTCTGCAAACATTCGCCGATCAGCTTGCGGAACGTTTTGCCGTACGCTTTGTACTGGTCCTTCTCGTCCGCGCCGGTATCGATCGTCGGCGGATCGTTCTGGAGCGTCAGCATCAGCACCTTCATCGGCGGGTACTTGTGGTACGGGGCCGTTCCGGTTGCCATCTCGATCGCCGTTATGCCGAACGACCAGATGTCGGCCTTGAAATCGTACCCGTGGTCCTGCTCCATCACCTCCGGTGCCATCCAGCACGGTGTGCCCACGAACGTGTGTCGGACCTTTTGCCGGGACAGATCGCCACCGGTCGCGAGCCATGCGCTCACACCGAAGTCGGCGATCTGTACCGTACCGTCGTCGCCCAGCAGTATGTTGCCCGCCTTTATGTCCCGATGTATTTGGCCATTGCTGTGGAAATACTCCAGCCCCTTGAGCACCTCCTTCAGGACGGTCGCGATCGTCGACTCGTCGAACACGCCGTGCCGGCAGTTGACCGTCCGCATCCGGTGCTTGATGATGTCGAGCAGGCTGCCACCTTCGAGCAGCCGCAGGATCAGCCACAGCTCCTCCTTCACCACGAAGCTCGTGTGGTAGGTCACGACGTTCTCGTGATTGCAGCTGCTCATCGCCTGTATctccttcagcagctcgtCCATCGACGTGTTCCACTTCTCCAGATTGATGCGCTTGATGGCGCACTTTTCCTTGCGCGGTATGCAGTACGCATTGTGGACGACGGCCGTCGCACCGACACCGATCACGTCGTTCAGCTCGTAATCGTCACGACTGTTCGGCCACGGCGTGATGGGCTGCGGGGCCGGTGCCAGGTTTGTCGAGGAGGCGGACGTCGACGGACTCGCGGCGGTTGCGACGGACGTGACCGCGGCTGCCATTGCACCGAGCGCACTGCTGCTCGGTCCTCCGccaacgccaccaccactCCCGCCGGTCCcggtcgttgtcgtcgtggCCATCTAGTGCAGCGGCGGGTGCAACCGAGAGATATTAATGTGAAATGTCACACCGcactggggggggggagggcaaAAACCACCTTTGGAGACGTACGATCCGATACCGGGGATTGGAGGACGGATAACGGTGAGCAG
It contains:
- the LOC118510112 gene encoding serine/threonine-protein kinase OSR1 — translated: MATTTTTGTGGSGGGVGGGPSSSALGAMAAAVTSVATAASPSTSASSTNLAPAPQPITPWPNSRDDYELNDVIGVGATAVVHNAYCIPRKEKCAIKRINLEKWNTSMDELLKEIQAMSSCNHENVVTYHTSFVVKEELWLILRLLEGGSLLDIIKHRMRTVNCRHGVFDESTIATVLKEVLKGLEYFHSNGQIHRDIKAGNILLGDDGTVQIADFGVSAWLATGGDLSRQKVRHTFVGTPCWMAPEVMEQDHGYDFKADIWSFGITAIEMATGTAPYHKYPPMKVLMLTLQNDPPTIDTGADEKDQYKAYGKTFRKLIGECLQKEPSKRPTASELLKHPFFKKAKDRKYLTQTLLATGPSMETRVHKAAKRQAGASGRLHRSMTGEWVWSSEEEDNAKNESDDSETEERPMNRLERMDSSSSETEDTSERSGVTVTGSTQSTDPKTIEASAALGAMSIGSDTMVPVNLVLRMRNANRELNDIQFEFVVGKDSAEDIAAELVGAGLLDELDVAIMSANLQKLIDNRGTLKTVTFQLRSGCAPGEQLDEKSLVGYAQISIK